The Gossypium arboreum isolate Shixiya-1 chromosome 4, ASM2569848v2, whole genome shotgun sequence DNA segment TTTTAAatgattattatatatttatactatCCTAAGTATTTGATtagataataaaatttttaaattttagataaatatttaattaaataaaaataattatctatATATTCATTTGATAAATTAAAGTATTTAACTTAACTAATTTAAATTCTATTACAtggttaatatttttttaaattaaattaaataaatatttaattagataataattttttaaaatttagataaatatttaattaaataaaaaattgattagATAATTTATCTTCTATATTagtatctattttaaaatttgattttaacataaaaattttaaaattaatttattgtcttaattactaaaataatttttaatatatattttaatttatatatacaaCTAAGCCCAAGCATTAAAAAGGGTCGATTCAATACATTGCACTTAGCAACCAAAAGTCAACAAATGATTATatgcaaatattttatatataaaaatatgaattaattaaatgtatcttttaatttaaatacaaTAAGCCTATACATCTATATATAAGAATTAATTTACACTATTATTAATTAgggtaaaattcaaaatattcacttttgtttgcctcagattacattttagtcacttatgtttgaaatgtcacattttagtcacttatgttatcgttttgttacgaagtggtcactctactGTTAAGCTCCGTTACCTCCCTAACATATGTCTTATATGgcagtccaaatgggttttaaatgccaacttagatgtcctacgtggcagtcaaaattaaatttatttaattaaaaactatttGCATCCCAGCAGCTAGACATCAAAATgggcatttaaaacccatttggactgccacgtaagattgtcgttagggaggtaacagagtttaatggtagagtgaccacttcgtagcaaaatgataacgtaagtgactaaaacataacatttcaatcataagtgactaaaatgtaatttgaggcaaacaaaagtaacTATTATTGTAGTTTACCCTATTAATTAAAGgcacattaattattttataattataatcaaTATTACCATCtacatatattaaattatttaaatttacttattaaataacttattattaaattcaaattttacagATTTTCATAACTTTTAAGATTAAACTTAGTGCATCACACATAtaagaaaattaatatatattaaaattttaaatataagatTATATTTAGATCGTAAAATGGATGATAACACATgtgattatattaatatatattaaaattttaaaaattaaatgtatttaCATAAAACATGTCCCCATATCTAATTTTCTATTATGGTACTAGAGAAAGAGAAAGGATCGTATGAAATAGGGGCACCATGTCATACTGTATCGTGTATCCCCATTGatacataattttggtaatttttttaacTAAACCCTAAgccctaaaccctaaactttaTCTCAAACTCTAAATCTTGAATCCTAAACTTGGCCTTTTGGTTAAAGGTTTGGAGTTTAGAATTTGGTATTTGAGTTTAGGGTTCAATTCAGGATTCAAGTTAAAAGAATTATCAAAATTATGTATCAATGGTAAAAAATTGCTTAAACGTCTTTAAATAATTAGGATCAAGTTTAGGGTTCTAGGTTTCGAGTTCGAAGTTCATGATTTGAGATTTAAGATTcaagttaaaaaataattatatatgaatgaagaaaattacttaaatttcatttaataattaaaaagatAGACGAATTAGGAGAGAGGAGGTAGGGCAAGAAATCCATAAATTAAAGTTTAAACTCTTAAATATATAATTGAGACAGCACCAAGTTAGGTAGGACAAGGGAGAAAGATAACTCAAGCCGGTAAAGACGGCAAATCTACATTAATATTTCTTTCTAGCCGGCCATTTCTAATTTGCTCTCCCTACAAGCTTCCAAACTCATAATATTTTTACTTCTCCTCTTATCATCCCTTTAAATCCCTCTTCCTTGGAGGACTCAGTCAtatcttttccattttttttttaaattttctctcttttcttttcgttGAAATACGTAGCTGGTCATCAACGTTTTCATGGCGAAATTATCACAGCAGAATCACAAGAACACTACACAGAATAATACTAGCACTGCCAGTAATGGTGTTACTAAGGTCAAGAGAACTAGGAGAAGTGTTCCAAGAGACTCCCCTCCCCAACGTAGCTCCATTTATCGAGGGGTCACCAGGCaagttatttttagttttttatgtATGTATGGTGTTTTGAATTCTTGATTTCTGTCAGTACCTAACTTCGTTGTGATATATGCTGAGTACTGTTTCAGACATAGATGGACAGGTCGATATGAAGCTCATCTATGGGATAAGAACTGCTGGAATGAATCACAAAACAAGAAAGGACGTCAAGGTTCATTAccctatttttcttttctttttcttattgatCTTAATTGACTTATACTAGAAGCTgatgaaggtttttttttttttctcttcttccttTATGGTTGCTGGTGTGGTGGTTTGTTGTTGCTAATTACGCTCCATGCAGTCTATCTTGGTATGTTTAGTACTACTTTGAGGGGAATTTTTAATGCCATTCTTTTATGCGTTTATTCTGaaatttgggatttttttttttacttttttaggtGCTTATGATGATGAAGCAGCAGCAGCACATGCTTATGATTTAGCAGCACTCAAATACTGGGGTCAAGATACCATCCTTAACTTTCCGGTAAGTTTATctcttatatttatatatatggtttGTGGGAGGATTGAGGAAGAAACTTATTTAACATCAACAATGCAGTTATCAACGTACCAAAAAGAGTTGAAAGAAATGGAGGATCAATCTAGAGAAGAGTATATTGGATCATTGAGAAGGTGAGATTAATGACTAATCCATTACATTAATACACTCAATCAAGAACTTATAAGTATTGGATTGAAAACACAGTTAAATCATGTATTTGTTGTTGAATTTTCAGGAAATCTAGTGGTTTCTCTCGAGGAGTCTCGAAATACAGAGGTGTCGCtaggtatatatatattcatatattgtTTTCCTCATCATCTTAAAGGGTAAAAGTATCATAGAAACCGTTGTATTAAAAGTTGTATTGcattttagctcatttaataaaaaaatgaacaaattaatccctatatgctagatcaaaaagtaaattgGTCTTTTTGTTAAAGAATTAGTCCATTTTTACTGTAAAAAGTTAGTCTGCATATGTCAGCATAAAGTATACATGGCACACACGTGTTATTGTCTAGTTATTTTGTAAGCCACACATATTTTTAATAGcacaaaatgattaaatttttaacagaaataatTATTTTCTCTTTATCTAATATATAATAACTAGTTTACCCATTCTTTTTAGTAAAGAATTTAACTGTTAGTACATAGGCTTGTTGTGGATGCAATGTAATCTGTGAGATGTATGATCTACAACATCTCAAATGCAGCATGATGTTACAAAATTTGGTGTTATTTACATGTTTCTCTATGTGAATGAACAGACATCATCACAATGGAAGATGGGAAGCACGCATTGGGAGAGTGTTTGGAAACAAGTACCTGTACCTTGGGACATATGGTATTTTGAACAACTCCTTTGTTTTCTTCATCTGTCTTTTCTTCCTTCtaagaaaaaacaaaaacaaaaaaggcTTAGGTAATCATTTTGGTTTTAGGTGGACACATTTAACACTTTTTCTTTTGGCGCATTGCTATGATAGTTTGTGGAAATGGACATTCACCTATAGATGCATTAATGACTTGACTCGATTTCTACCCAATAGCAAAGGGTAACTCATTTTTTAGGTTGATTGACTAAAATAATCCCAAAATCAAGACTGAAAACGACATGTTAGCTTATCAAAATCCTTCAAGTTATTGTCAAACAAACATTCATTAATCATATCTGTTATCTCTTTATCTAACTAACTATCCAACGAGGCCAAGCACATGCTACAAGTTATGTAATTTCCTTGGAAGCTAACTGGGGCATGCATGCCAAACTCATAAATTCACACTGTTTTAGTAGGATGCAATGGTCCAACCAAGGTTTAAGCCGCAgattttaattaagaaaattttgagagccaaatctgaaaaaaaacttaaattgaattattagatCTGTTCACTGGGTTTTGCAGCTACTCAGGAAGAAGCTGCCACAGCATATGACATGGCTGCAATAGAGTACCGGGGATTAAATGCTGTCACCAACTTTGATTTAAGCCGTTACATCAAATGGCTTAAGCCTAACCAAACCAAACCTGAAAATAACCCTaaccctaaccctaatatcatAGACACTACCACTACTTCACTAGTAACACCAAACCCTGATCAAGAACTTGATCTAACCTTCTTCAACGGCAACAACCACAACCAGAAGCTACAAGAATCCGATGTAATTAGTGAAACCTTGCTGACTCAGCCCCGACCGGTGAATGCCACGTCAGCCCTAGGGCTTCTCCTTCAATCTTCTAAGTTCAAGGAGATGATGGAGATGACATCCGCTGCTACAGATCACCGCCAGTCCACATCAATGATATCGGAACCAGTGCGGTGCGGCTTCCCTGAAGACATACAAACCTACTTCGAGTGTCAAGATTCCAGCTGTTATGGAAATGGGGATGATCTCATTTTCGGTGAGCTCAACTCCTTCGGACCATCAATGTTTCAATGCGACCAGCTTGATGCCTAGAGGAACTAGAATTTCAGTGCTTAAAGacatcttttgtttttatttatttatttattattcatatataAACAAATAAAGGTGCATGACTTAACAAAAAATAAAGATGCATGTGTAGATGCTTTGTGAATACAAGACTAATGGCCTTAGAGATTAGAATATTGGATGAAGTGGAggattttagatttaattttgcctagaaaagaggagaagaatatatatatatatatatatatatatagcttccTTATTGCAGGGTTTGAAGTCGATAAAGATGGTGGCCAATCAATACATTTGATTCATTTCTTGTAGATTAGAGGAGAAAtaaatatttgtatttatttttttttctgtCAATAAGAATcatcattaaaaattaaatgtttgtTAACAACTTTATTTTCCTTGGCAAaggttaaaattataaaaagaatatTGCATGTAAGTGGTTCCTTTTTGTTTTATGGATTTCTTCCACAATAGCAAGCTCCCCATCAGCCCACTAATTAGGTGCGTGGCATTAGACTCATTTAACACAGTTTTAGTATTCACACCACCGATAATAGCACGTAGGGTTATGGTTAGATGGAATGGAATGTAAAAAATTTGAGTTAATTAAATtagtaagttttattttattattttaatttgattttaattttttaaaattgagtcgagttgaattgagtgaaattgttcgagttaaattaaaattttaaatatgtcaAATTAATACCTTGTTATAGCATAACTAATTTCATGTTAGAGCACATAATTTTGAAACCTTAATGAactattaattaacttatttagatgctaaaattatttattttagaaaattttaaattttaaattttctttatatattctttagaattttcttttaaatttttataaatattttgaattttaaaaattattttgatttttttaaagttttgttgaaagaaagaccaatttgctcattttctaAGTTAACAAGAACCAAAGAGGTATCTACACTAATCTAatatttgagttattcgaattatAAAATCTAACTTGATTAAAAATTGAAACTCAAATTACTTGAtttaattaactcaaaatttattttttttattttttcgaatTAAATCCAATTTTACTAATCCTAATAAGCCTTTGGAAACGTCTCCCACCAAGCTGACTTCTTTTTGGAACCATCCATCCACTTTCAAAATGTTCTAACTCCACAATTGTTCTAGCATTATGATTttcataatatttaatattttaataaaatggcATGTTGTTCGTTCATAATAAGAATTATTTCTGTAGTTACTTTGATAATTCAGGATTCCACTTGCCAAGCATACAAGTGTTTTTATATTGAAACATACCAAATATGCAACAAAACCTTGTTATGGTATATACTAATTTATATATTCAAGATTTAAAACTTTagcatttaatattattatatttttcattGTGTTTATTTTCACATATAAATTATTGCAGGATTATAGAAATGAATTTCAttaatataaagaaaaacttcatATATTAGAGTATAAAGGTAAACATATTAGACAACTTTTGTTGCAGAATTTAAATGATTTGAGATAATTTGAAGtaattaaaaatgataaatttgattattaattatgatactatgaaataataataaataaatgtttaatgGATTAATTAAGATTACGAGTATTGATTAGGCAATAAACTTAATTGAGAGGAGTATTCATTGTTGGAAATTGTAGATTGCAAATTCATCATTATTCATGACCATTTATTAAAAAGTGATGATTCATTCAATAGATACATTTGATTTCCATTGGACATGTTTGTTCTAAGAAGTATGTCTAAGGAAAATCAAATGTAAAGGGTTGTGGCTCTCCAAAATAGTATCCATTGAATGTATATAAACAGAGGGACTATGGTGCTTACAAGTATTATTTACAATCAATCCAATTTCAGATATTAGAGTAAGAGTTAGGGA contains these protein-coding regions:
- the LOC108459880 gene encoding AP2-like ethylene-responsive transcription factor At1g16060, whose amino-acid sequence is MAKLSQQNHKNTTQNNTSTASNGVTKVKRTRRSVPRDSPPQRSSIYRGVTRHRWTGRYEAHLWDKNCWNESQNKKGRQVYLGAYDDEAAAAHAYDLAALKYWGQDTILNFPLSTYQKELKEMEDQSREEYIGSLRRKSSGFSRGVSKYRGVARHHHNGRWEARIGRVFGNKYLYLGTYATQEEAATAYDMAAIEYRGLNAVTNFDLSRYIKWLKPNQTKPENNPNPNPNIIDTTTTSLVTPNPDQELDLTFFNGNNHNQKLQESDVISETLLTQPRPVNATSALGLLLQSSKFKEMMEMTSAATDHRQSTSMISEPVRCGFPEDIQTYFECQDSSCYGNGDDLIFGELNSFGPSMFQCDQLDA